A portion of the Romeriopsis navalis LEGE 11480 genome contains these proteins:
- a CDS encoding Dps family protein — MAAANVNIGIEDKTRQEIADGLSRLLADTYTLYLKTHNFHWNVTGPMFNTLHLMFETQYTELALAVDLIAERIRALGFPAPGTYAEYAKLTSIPEPTGVPKATEMLQQLVEGQESVVRTARSIFAITDEAHDEPTADLLTQRMQLHEKNAWMLRSMLE, encoded by the coding sequence ATGGCCGCAGCAAACGTCAACATCGGCATTGAAGACAAAACGCGCCAAGAAATTGCCGATGGACTATCCCGCTTACTTGCCGATACCTACACGCTCTACCTCAAAACCCACAATTTCCACTGGAACGTCACTGGACCAATGTTCAACACGTTGCATCTGATGTTTGAAACCCAATACACCGAGCTGGCTCTGGCCGTTGATTTGATTGCCGAACGGATTCGTGCCTTGGGCTTTCCCGCACCAGGCACCTACGCAGAATACGCCAAGCTGACCTCAATTCCCGAGCCCACGGGGGTACCGAAAGCGACCGAGATGCTACAGCAGCTCGTCGAGGGCCAAGAATCCGTCGTGCGAACTGCGAGATCGATCTTCGCCATCACCGATGAAGCGCACGATGAACCCACAGCTGATTTACTCACCCAGCGGATGCAACTGCACGAAAAGAACGCTTGGATGCTGCGCAGCATGCTGGAATAA
- a CDS encoding helix-turn-helix domain-containing protein, translating into MSAPQLDYTDRLQGLMQACDIKTYAQLCQTTGVSEKVIRRLRRGQIQQMQIGTLQKIAQGLDMSAATLLATFTDSTRPKPTQATTTPSDLQLEYDRLQQQLQTQRETLLQEFQQASLQILESWLLQWPTAAYAAQQNPTAPAVKLLPLVKPVENLLKQWDLAPIGRVGETLNFDPTQHQVMGARPNPGDPVRVRYIGYQQGDRLLHRAKVSPVE; encoded by the coding sequence ATGTCAGCTCCACAATTGGACTACACTGATCGACTCCAAGGCTTGATGCAAGCATGCGACATCAAAACCTACGCCCAACTTTGTCAAACGACTGGCGTATCGGAGAAAGTTATTCGGCGGTTACGCCGGGGGCAAATCCAGCAAATGCAAATCGGCACATTGCAAAAAATCGCTCAAGGGTTGGATATGAGCGCCGCGACACTGCTCGCGACATTTACTGATAGCACCAGGCCCAAGCCGACCCAGGCAACAACAACACCATCCGACTTACAACTGGAATACGATCGCCTCCAACAGCAGCTTCAGACGCAACGCGAAACGCTCTTACAAGAGTTCCAGCAAGCCAGCCTCCAAATCCTCGAATCCTGGCTCTTGCAATGGCCTACCGCCGCCTACGCCGCCCAACAAAATCCCACGGCACCCGCAGTGAAGCTGTTGCCGCTCGTCAAGCCCGTGGAAAATCTCCTTAAACAATGGGATTTAGCACCGATCGGCCGCGTTGGCGAAACCCTGAATTTTGATCCCACACAACACCAAGTCATGGGCGCCAGACCCAATCCGGGCGACCCTGTCCGGGTCCGGTATATCGGCTATCAACAGGGCGATCGGCTACTCCACCGCGCCAAGGTAAGCCCAGTCGAGTAA